Proteins encoded together in one Ictidomys tridecemlineatus isolate mIctTri1 chromosome 3, mIctTri1.hap1, whole genome shotgun sequence window:
- the Mief2 gene encoding mitochondrial dynamics protein MID49: MAEFSQKRGKHRGDEALGSAVDFLLANARLVLGVGGAAVLGIATLAVKRLIDRATSPRDEDDAKGDSWKELNLLKATPHQQPRPPPASLSQPVSLPAPLPSAPEGPTDTELQKPPQLGSPVPLCLTFQEKLLAFEREHVVIPAAHVALAKQLAGDIALELQAYLRNKFPELPFGPLVPGGPLYDGLQAGAAEHVRLLTPVLLEPGLWILVPGVDTVARDPRCWAVRRTQLEFHPRGSSPWDRFLVGGYLSSRVLLELLRKALVASVNWPAIGSLLGCLIRPSVASEELLLEVQHERLELTVAVLVAVTGAHSDNHLLLAWPLEGLAGNLWLQDLYPAEAARLQALDDQDTGTRRRLLLLLCGVCRGHPALGQLGRSHLTQVVLRLGEEEVDWAEEALGEHFLQALELLISSLEQASLPCHFNPSVNLLGSLREEEIDSIGYALYSGLQAPEGLL, encoded by the exons ATGGCAGAGTTCTCCCAGAAGAGGGGAAAGCATCGTGGGGACGAGGCCCTGGGCAGCGCTGTGGACTTCCTCCTGGCCAATGCCCGCCTGGTGCTAGGTGTGGGCGGGGCTGCTGTGCTGGGCATTGCTACCCTGGCAGTGAAGCGG CTCATTGACAGGGCCACTAGCCCTAGGGATGAAGATGATGCTAAGGGGGACAGCTGGAAGGAACTAAACCTGCTCAAGGCCACACCACACCAACAGCCCCGGCCCCCACCTGCTTCCCTCAGCCAGCCTGTGTCGCTCCCAGCCCCCTtgccctctgccccag AAGGTCCCACAGATACTGAGCTTCAGAAGCCACCTCAACTCGGCTCCCCAGTACCACTGTGTCTGACGTTCCAGGAGAAGTTGCTGGCATTTGAGCGGGAACATGtggttatcccagcagctcatgtgGCTTTGGCCAAACAGCTGGCCGGTGACATTGCCCTGGAGCTACAGGCCTACCTGCGGAACAAGTTCCCGGAACTGCCCTTTGGGCCACTTGTGCCTGGTGGTCCACTCTATGATGGGCTGCAGGCAGGGGCTGCTGAGCATGTGCGCCTGCTGACCCCAGTGCTGCTGGAGCCAGGCCTGTGGATTCTGGTACCTGGCGTGGACACTGTGGCCAGGGACCCTCGCTGCTGGGCAGTGCGCAGGACTCAGCTTGAGTTTCACCCCCGGGGGAGCAGCCCCTGGGACCGCTTCCTGGTAGGTGGCTACCTCTCCTCTCGTGTCCTGCTGGAGTTGCTCCGCAAGGCCCTGGTTGCCTCCGTCAACTGGCCAGCCATTGGTAGCCTGCTCGGATGCCTGATCCGGCCCAGCGTGGCCTCGGAGGAGCTGCTGCTGGAGGTGCAGCATGAGCGCCTGGAGCTCACTGTGGCTGTGCTTGTGGCAGTCACGGGGGCCCATTCTGACAACCACCTCCTCCTGGCCTGGCCCCTGGAGGGCCTGGCTGGGAATCTTTGGCTTCAGGACCTGTATCCAGCAGAGGCTGCCAGGTTGCAGGCCCTGGATGATCAGGATACTGGCACTCGCCGgaggctgctgctgctactgtgTGGTGTGTGCCGTGGCCATCCAGCCCTGGGGCAACTGGGCCGGAGCCACCTGACCCAGGTGGTTCTTCGTCTGGGGGAAGAGGAAGTGGACTGGGCCGAGGAGGCCCTGGGGGAGCACTTTCTGCAGGCCCTGGAGTTGCtcatcagcagcctggagcagGCCAGCCTGCCCTGCCACTTCAACCCCAGTGTGAACCTCTTAGGTAGTTTGCGGGAGGAGGAGATTGATAGCATTGGTTATGCACTCTACAGTGGTCTACAGGCACCTGAGGGGCTGCTTTAG
- the Flii gene encoding protein flightless-1 homolog, producing MEATGVLPFVRGVDLSGNDFKGGYFPENVKAMTSLRWLKLNRTGLCYLPEELAALQKLEHLSVSHNNLTTLHGELSSLPSLRAIVARANSLKNSGVPDDIFKLDDLSVLDLSYNQLTECPRELENAKNMLVLNLSHNSIDTIPNQLFINLTDLLYLDLSENRLESLPPQMRRLVHLQTLVLNGNPLLHAQLRQLPAMTALQTLHLRNTQRTQSNLPTSLEGLSHLADVDLSCNDLTRVPECLYTLPSLRRLNLSSNQITELSLCIDQWVHVETLNLSRNQLTSLPSAICKLTKLKKLYLNSNKLDFDGLPSGIGKLTGLEEFMAANNNLELIPESLCRCPKLRKLILNKNRLVTLPEAIHFLTEIEVLDVRDNPSLVMPPKPADPAAEWYNIDFSLQNQLRLAGASPATVAAAAAAGSGPKDPLARKMRLRRRKDSAQDDQAKQVLKGMSDVAQEKNKKQEESVDARAPGGKVRRWDQGLEKPRLDYSEFFTEDVGQLPGLTIWQIENFVPVLVEEAFHGKFYEADCYIVLKTFLDDSGSLNWEIYYWIGGEATLDKKACSAIHAVNLRNYLGAECRTVREEMGDESEEFLQVFDNDISYIEGGTASGFYTVEDTYYVTRMYRVYGKKNIKLEPVPLKGASLDPRFVFLLDRGLDIYVWRGAQATLSNTTKARLFAEKINKNERKGKAEITLLVQGEEPPEFWEAVGGEPSEIKKHVPDNFWPPQPKLYKVGLGLGYLELPQINYKLSVEHKKRPKVELMPGMRLLQSLLDTRCVYILDCWSDVFIWLGRKSPRLVRAAALKLGQELCGMLHRPRHATVSRSLEGTEAQVFKAKFKNWDDVLTVDYTRNAEAVLQGPGLSGKVKRDAEKKDQMKADLTALFLPRQPPMALAEAEQLMEEWNEDLDGMEGFVLEGKKFARLPEEEFGHFYTQDCYVFLCRYWVPVEYEEEEKEGKEDGKAGAEGKEGEDAAVEAEEKQPEEDFQCIVYFWQGREASNMGWLTFTFSLQKKFESLFPGKLEVVRMTQQQENPKFLSHFKRKFIIHRGKRKVAQGTLQPSLYQIRTNGSALCTRCIQINTDSSLLNSEFCFILKVPFESEDNQGIVYAWVGRASDPDEAKLAEDILNTMFDASYSKQVINEGEEPENFFWVGIGAQKPYDDDAEYMKHTRLFRCSNEKGYFAVTEKCSDFCQDDLADDDIMLLDNGQEVYMWVGTQTSQVEIKLSLKACQVYIQHMSSKEHERPRHLRLVRKGNEQHAFTRCFHAWSTFRQPLA from the exons ATGGAGGCCACCGGGGTGCTGCCGTTCGTGCGCGGCGTGGACCTCAGCGGCAACGACTTCAAG GGTGGCTACTTCCCTGAGAATGTCAAGGCCATGACCAGCCTGCGATGGCTGAAGTTAAACCGCACAGGCCTCTGCTACCTGCCAGAAGAGCTGGCTGCCCTACAGAAGCTG GAGCACTTGTCTGTGAGCCACAACAACCTGACTACACTTCATGGGGAGCTGTCCAGCCTGCCTTCACTGCGG GCCATTGTAGCTCGAGCCAATAGCCTGAAGAATTCTGGAGTCCCTGACGACATCTTCAAGTTGGATGACCTCTCAGTCCTG GACTTGAGCTACAATCAGCTGACTGAGTGCCCACGGGAGCTGGAGAATGCCAAGAACATGCTGGTGCTCAATCTCAGCCATAACAG TATCGACACTATCCCCAACCAGCTCTTCATCAACCTCACGGACCTGCTGTACCTAGACCTTAGTGAGAATCGTCTGGAGAGCCTGCCACCCCAGATGCGCCGCCTGGTGCACCTGCAGACACTGGTGCTCAATGGGAACCCATTGCTGCATGCACAGCTCCG GCAGCTCCCAGCCATGACCGCCCTGCAGACCCTGCACTTGCGGAACACACAACGCACCCAGAGCAACCTCCCCACCAGCCTGGAGGGCCTGAGCCACCTTGCAG ATGTGGACCTGTCATGCAATGACCTGACCCGGGTGCCCGAGTGCCTGTACACTCTCCCCAGCCTGCGCCGCCTCAACCTCAGCAGCAACCAGATCACAGAGCTGTCCCTGTGCATTGACCAGTGGGTACATGTGGAGACCTTGAACCTGTCCCGCAACCAGCTCACCTCACTGCCC TCAGCCATCTGCAAGCTGACCAAGCTGAAGAAGTTGTATCTCAACTCCAACAAGCTGGACTTCGATGGGCTGCCCTCGGGCATTGGCAAGCTGACTGGCCTGGAGGAGTTCATGGCTGCCAACAACAACCTAGAGCTGATTCCCGAAAGCCTCTGCAG GTGCCCAAAGCTGAGGAAACTCATCCTGAACAAGAACCGCCTGGTGACGCTCCCAGAGGCCATCCACTTCCTGACGGAGATTGAG GTCCTGGATGTGCGGGACAACCCCAGCCTGGTCATGCCACCTAAGCCTGCTGACCCCGCTGCTGAGTGGTACAACATCGATTTCTCGCTGCAAAATCAGCTGCGGCTGGCAGGTGCCTCCCCTGCCACAGTGGCTGCCGCAGCAGCTG CTGGGAGTGGGCCCAAGGACCCCCTGGCTCGCAAGATGCGGCTGCGGAGGCGAAAGGACTCGGCCCAGGACGACCAGGCCAAGCAGGTGCTGAAGGGCATGTCAGATGTGGCCCAGGAGAAGAACAAGAAACAGGAG GAGAGTGTGGACGCTAGGGCCCCCGGAGGGAAGGTGCGGCGCTGGGACCAGGGCCTGGAGAAGCCGCGCCTCGACTACTCAGAGTTCTTCACGGAGGATGTGGGCCAGCTGCCAGGCTTGACCATCTGGCAGATTGAGAACTTTGTGCCAGTGCTGGTGGAGGAAGCCTTTCATGGCAAGTTCTATGAGGCTGACTGCTACATTGTactcaag ACCTTCCTGGACGACAGCGGCTCCCTGAACTGGGAGATCTACTACTGGATCGGCGGGGAGGCCACGCTGGACAAGAAGGCCTGCTCTGCCATCCACGCCGTCAACCTGCGCAACTACCTGGGTGCTGAGTGCCGCACCGTGAGGGAGGAAATGGGCGACGAGAGTGAGGAGTTCCTGCAG GTGTTTGACAATGACATCTCCTACATTGAGGGTGGAACAGCCAGTGGCTTCTACACTGTGGAGGACACATACTATGTCACCAG GATGTACCGTGTGTATGGGAAAAAGAACATCAAGTTGGAGCCTGTTCCCCTCAAGGGAGCCTCCCTGGATCCAAG GTTTGTGTTCCTGCTGGACCGAGGGCTGGACATCTATGTGTGGCGGGGGGCCCAGGCCACACTGAGTAACACCACCAAGGCCAG GCTCTTTGCAGAGAAAATTAACAAGAATGAGCGGAAAGGGAAGGCAGAGATCACGCTGCTGGTGCAGGGCGAGGAACCCCCAGAGTTCTGGGAGGCCGTGGGTGGGGAGCCCTCTGAGATCAAGAAGCATGTGCCTGACAACTTCTGGCCACCCCAGCCCAAGCTGTACAAG gtgggcctgggcctgggctacCTGGAGCTGCCGCAGATCAACTACAAGCTCTCTGTGGAACATAAGAAGCGGCCCAAAGTGGAGCTGATGCCTGGGATGCGGCTG CTGCAGAGTCTGCTGGACACACGCTGCGTGTACATCCTGGACTGTTGGTCCGACGTGTTCATCTGGCTTGGCCGCAAGTCCCCACGCCTAGTGCGTGCTGCTGCACTCAAGCTGGGCCAGGAACTGTGTGGGATGCTGCACCGACCACGCCACGCCACGGTCAGCCGCAGCCTCGAGGGTACCGAGGCGCAG GTGTTCAAGGCCAAGTTCAAGAACTGGGACGACGTGTTGACGGTGGACTACACGCGCAACGCAGAGGCTGTCCTCCAGGGCCCCGGGCTCTCTGGGAAGGTGAAGCGTGACGCGGAGAAGAAAGACCAGATGAAGGCGGACCTCACCGCGCTCTTCCTGCCCAGGCAGCCGCCGATGGCATTGGCCGAG GCGGAACAGCTCATGGAGGAATGGAACGAAGACCTTGATGGCATGGAGGGCTTCGTGCTGGAGGGCAAGAAATTTGCAAGGCTGCCAGAGGAGGAGTTCGGCCACTTCTACACGCAGGACTGCTACGTTTTCCTCTGCAG GTACTGGGTACCCGTGGAGtacgaggaggaggagaaggaaggcaAGGAGGATGGAAAGGCCGGGGCAGAGGGCAAAGAAGGCGAGGACGCAGCGGTGGAGGCCGAGGAGAAGCAGCCCGAGGAGGACTTCCAGTGCATCGTTTACTTCTGGCAGGGTCGGGAAGCCTCCAACATGGGCTGGCtcactttcaccttcagtctgcaGAAGAAGTTTGAGAGCCTCTTCCCTGGCAAGCTGGAG GTCGTACGAATGACGCAGCAGCAGGAGAACCCCAAGTTCCTGTCCCATTTCAAGAGAAAGTTTATCATCCACCGGGGCAAGAGAAAGGTGGCCCAGGGCACCCTGCAACCAAGCCTCTACCAGATCCGAACCAACGGCAGTGCCCTCTGCACCCG GTGCATCCAGATCAACACTGACTCCAGCCTCCTCAACTCCGAGTTCTGCTTCATCCTCAAG GTTCCCTTTGAGAGTGAGGACAACCAAGGCATTGTGTATGCTTGGGTGGGAAGGGCATCAGACCCTGATGAAGCCAAACTGGCAGAAGACATTCTGAACACCATGTTTGACGCCTCCTACAGCAAACAG GTTATCAATGAAGGCGAAGAACCTGAGAACTTCTTTTGGGTCGGAATAGGGGCACAGAAGCCCTATGACGATGACGCTGAGTACATGAAGCACACACGGCTCTTCCG GTGCTCCAATGAGAAGGGCTACTTTGCAGTGACTGAGAAATGCTCTGACTTTTGTCAAGATGACCTGGCAGATGATGACATCATGCTGCTAGACAATGGCCAAGAG GTCTACATGTGGGTAGGGACCCAGACAAGCCAAGTGGAGATTAAACTGAGTCTGAAGGCCTGCCAG gtGTACATCCAGCACATGAGCTCCAAAGAGCACGAGCGGCCCCGCCACCTGCGCCTGGTCCGCAAGGGCAACGAGCAGCATGCCTTTACCCGCTGTTTCCATGCCTGGAGCACCTTTCGCCAGCCCCTGGCCTAA